In Dermacentor variabilis isolate Ectoservices chromosome 11, ASM5094787v1, whole genome shotgun sequence, one genomic interval encodes:
- the LOC142563720 gene encoding translocator protein-like, which produces MKFGVVDLSRQRPHHSVPKVSAASSGGAEGCGDVCRFTPNLRKPVWCPRQWLFFPVFNACYASMGLASYMVYVQQGYQGSSRFALQLYGTQLTLAWFWVPLLFGRRMLGLALVDSVLLAGVSGATLWCFAPISAGAAAIFAPTFLWSVYLALTSFFLWRRNSIVLKNG; this is translated from the exons ATGAAGTTCGGAGTCGTCGACCTGTCCAGACAGCGACCTCACCATTCTGTGCCAAAGGTCTCGGCTGCCAGTTCAGGCGGTGCTGAAGGGTGCGGCGATGTGTGCCGCTTCACACCG AACCTTCGCAAGCCCGTGTGGTGTCCTCGCCAGTGGCTCTTCTTCCCGGTGTTCAACGCGTGCTACGCCTCGATGGGCCTCGCCTCGTACATGGTGTACGTGCAGCAGGGCTACCAGGGGTCCTCCAGGTTCGCGCTGCAGCTGTACGGCACGCAGCTGACGCTCGCCTGGTTCTGGGTGCCGCTGCTGTTCGGACGCCGGATGCTTGGACTG GCCCTGGTGGACTCTGTGCTGCTGGCCGGCGTCTCCGGTGCGACGCTCTGGTGCTTCGCTCCCATCAGCGCCGGAGCCGCCGCCATTTTCGCGCCCACCTTTCTCTGGTCCGTGTACCTCGCGCTCACCTCTTTCTTCCTCTGGAGGCGAAACTCCATCGTCCTCAAGAACGGCTAA
- the LOC142563719 gene encoding S-phase kinase-associated protein 1-like, with translation MESGRDVPDSPMTPPPDAAVEEDVGAWQMAGASPSASVAGIDISAASPVPQQAVETSAAPSTSTMKLQSSEGHVFEVDLQTAMVSGTLRTMMEDLGKMNTDADEVVPLVNVSTATLKKVLQWATYHKDDWLLLAEDDAAIGVRQPLSSWDAEFFNVDQATLFQLIVAADYLDIKGLMNSACRMVASMIRAKTTDEMRKRLCIRNNFTPSDEQLVKRETEWYD, from the exons ATGGAGTCCGGTCGCGATGTCCCCGACAGTCCGATGACTCCTCCTCCGGACGCTGCCGTAGAGGAGGACGTGGGCGCCTGGCAGATGGCTGGTGCTTCACCATCAGCCAGCGTTGCAGGCATAGACATCAGCGCTGCGTCTCCCGTGCCTCAGCAGGCGGTAGAGACGTCCGCTGCTCCGTCTACCAGCACCATGAAGCTGCAAAGCAGCGAGGGACATGTCTTCGAGGTGGACCTGCAGACGGCCATGGTGTCCGGAACGCTGCGAACCATGATGGAAG ACCTAGGCAAGATGAACACGGACGCCGACGAAGTGGTGCCGCTGGTGAACGTTAGCACGGCGACGCTGAAGAAGGTCCTGCAGTGGGCCACCTACCACAAGGACGACTGGCTGCTGCTGGCAGAGGACGACGCGGCCATCGGGGTGCGCCAGCCGCTGTCCTCGTGGGACGCCGAGTTCTTCAACGTGGACCAGGCCACGCTCTTCCAGCTGATCGTG GCCGCAGACTACCTGGACATCAAGGGTCTGATGAACTCCGCCTGCCGGATGGTAGCCAGCATGATCCGCGCCAAGACTACCGACGAGATGAGGAAGCGGCTGTGCATCAGGAACAATTTCACGCCCTCCGATGAGCAGCTG GTTAAGCGAGAGACTGAATGGTACGACTGA